One Oryza brachyantha chromosome 3, ObraRS2, whole genome shotgun sequence DNA segment encodes these proteins:
- the LOC102717976 gene encoding uncharacterized N-acetyltransferase p20-like, with protein METVTLRRFELSDVDAMMAWASDPEVAAFCRWEPYESTEPLLAYLRDTVLPHPWFRAICLAGGDRPVGAVSLAPTEDACRGELGYVVARAHWGKGVATAAVRRAVAAVFGGEVEGLARVEALVDVDNAASQRVVGKAGFRREGVLRRHYWHKGRVRDLVMYSFISSDLLT; from the coding sequence ATGGAGACGGTGACCCTCCGCCGGTTCGAGCTCTCCGACGTGGACGCCATGATGGCGTGGGCGTCGGACCCCGAGGTGGCCGCCTTCTGCCGGTGGGAGCCGTACGAGTCGACGGAGCCCCTGCTCGCCTACCTCCGCGACACCGTGCTGCCGCACCCGTGGTTCCGCGCCAtctgcctcgccggcggcgaccgccCCGTCGGCGCGGTGTCCCTGGCGCCGACGGAGGACGCGTGCCGCGGGGAGCTCGGGTACGTGGTGGCGCGCGCGCACTGGGGCAAgggcgtggcgacggcggcggtgaggcgcgCGGTCGCCGCGGTgttcggcggcgaggtggagggGCTGGCGCGCGTGGAGGCGCTCGTCGACGTTGACAACGCGGCGTCGCAGCGCGTGGTGGGGAAGGCCGGGTTCCGGCGGGAGGGCGTGCTCCGGCGACACTACTGGCACAAGGGCCGCGTCCGGGACTTGGTCATGTACAGCTTCATCTCCTCCGACCTTCTCACCTAG